CCCATTTCGCAAGCGAATGCCAATCAACGTTCGGGTCGTGCCGGTCGTACAGGTCCCGGACAGGCGTTCCGCCTCTACACGCAGCGCCAATACAAGGAAGATCTACTGCCGCTGACTGTGCCCGAGATACAACGTACCAATTTGGCGAACACGGTATTGTTGCTGAAATCGTTGGGCGTTGTGGACCTGCTGCAGTTCCATTTCATGGATCCACCACCACAAGATAATATACTCAATTCGCTGTATCAGCTGTGGATACTTGGCGCTTTGGATCACACTGGCGCATTGACACCGCTCGGTCGGCAGATGGCCGAATTTCCGCTCGATCCGCCGCAGTGCCAAATGCTGATCGTCTCCTGTAAAATGGAGTGCAGCGCTGAGGTGCTCATCATAGGTAAGCATGTGCTAGGTAGTCAGCTAAGACATTTTCATATAATACTTGTATTTCCCCCTTTTGCAGTATCGATGCTTTCTGTGCCCTCCATTTTCTACCGCCCCAAGGGACGCGAGGAAGAAGCTGATGGAGTCCGAGAGAAGTTCCAAGTACCAGAATCGGACCATCTCACCTACCTCAATGTGTACCTACAGTGGAAGCAGAATAAGTAAGTATTTGGATCTACTTTCTTCTATTCATTTACTAACATACTTCAATTTCTTTTCCACTCTCACACAGTTACAATTCTAGCTGGTGCAATGAGCACTTCATACACGTCAAGGCCATGCGTAAAGTGCGTGAAGTTCGCCAACAGCTCAAGGACATTATGATACAGCAGAAACTCAATGTGAAATCCTGCGGCACCGATTGGGACATTGTACGCAAATGCATTTGCTCGGCGTATTTCTATCAAGCAGCGCGTCTCAAAGGCATCGGCGAGTATGTGAACTTGCGTACTGGCATGCCGTGCCATCTTCATCCCACCTCTGCGCTCTATGGACTCGGCACCACACCCGATTATGTGGTCTATCATGAGCTCGTAATGACCGCCAAAGAGTATATGCAGTGCGCCACCGCCGTCGACGGTTATTGGTTGGCCGAATTGGGTCCTATGTTCTTCTCGGTTAAAGAGACCGGTCGCAGTGGgcgtgaaaagaagaaacaggCGGCCGAACATCTGAAGGAAATGGAGACGCAGATGCAGTTGGCGCAAGAGCAGATGGAAGAACGCAAATTGCAAGCAGCCCAACGTGAGGAGCAAATGACGCCGAAACAGGAGATCATAACACCTGGTGGCGCCACGCCCAGACGCACGCCCGCGCGTATAGGCTTGTAATTGTTGCAAGTTCGCAGACAAGCaaacatgtgtgtgtgcttattgACTCGTGTTACGTTTGTTATGTCCTTGGAGGGTGTGTTCTCTGTGTTCACTAGACCAATTTAATAATCTGTATTTAATCATTGAAATAAAGTGAATTACGAAGGTGTGTTAAAAATCGGACTTGGATTTTTTATCGAACATTTCGTGTAGCCGGGATGTTATGGGAACGGTTGGGAATACGACTTCAATCCAAATGGCTTTTCTGCCGCGGAATTGGATGTACTGATAGCACAAATCCATATAACGATATTGATCTATGATCTTGAGTGATATTTTGGATATTTGACAATATTCTCCGAAAATCTGAAGTcgatctcaaaaatattttcggacatatgtacgtatttggACATAACCTTAAatgtgtttttctcgaaacccTATTTTCACAGTTTAGAATCAATATCTAGACCTATTTTTCGGGAGATCGGGATTTTTCGGAATTTCAAGCAAATTATTATCTTAAGTAGTTTTTCGGAAAATAGTTCCTTCCAATAATTTGCACTCTTTCGTTCGTGTGCACAATTTCCATTAAACAGGTGATAAATTCATTTCAATGAATACTTATTTCCTCGATTTATTGTTGtctttatatttacaattaattttttatgacctttATAGCGCTATAAATTCGTTGGAGTAGACAAGCACGTCAAGTCTACAATCTGTGAGATTTTATGAACATTGTAATAGCTGAAAAGATACTGCTGACTTTTTCTATTAGGAGAAGTATGGAAGTTTTCGAAAttcacacaaaaatatattacgacctattattttactaaagaaggatgaagtcatgtgtagaagttcacgcaagcgaggaaagttctctgattgccaatCACTTGgaaatggccagaaacgattcttttacatatggctcaagaagCTTCCGACTTCTGGCCTTAGATCAAGTATACTCTGGATAGCCAAAGAACACCCtctggtccgaccccgtcgaaacagcacgtttcttgggtcTTCCGTTAGATGATGTCGACGACAACACAAGtgacccttaccatcctaacggggattagatattccgttaaaacaacaacagcagaagGCAAACCATCCCTCCACAGGGttttgcgctgggtttgggacccgccacgaaaAAAACGCCTCCAATGAAGACTAAACAGActagaaaaagaaattttgtgcattaaaaaattttcaatatgggtttaagattacatttttttatttttcaatcaaaaatttaaaaaatatttttaactaagaTTCTCGggattacaaaaaataataattccaatttttattctattatttttttttatgaatttaactAAACTTTAACCAAACTGCAACTCTGGTTCCAAAGgaaaacaaaagtaaacaattattaaaaaagttagacTTTTCTTTATTCAATATACAATAGCAGAgctcaataacaaaaatatgtatataatgtagaCATCGTAAATTTCCAATAGggaatatatacaaacatatgtgttaaagcatttgatttttctttcatttaaggTATACAAGTGTAAATCATTCACAACAATCTAATCTACACGAAACAATCGATATATAAATTGCTAGATAATTGCTTGCCAGGCAACAGCTTGCTTATTCCTTGCGATTAGCCATGGTCTGCTCGATTTCCTCCACGGTGCGTGGTACTTTGGCGAAATTCTCACAACCGACATCTTTAATCAGGACATCGTCTTCTATGCGGACACCGCCGAATTTGCGGAAACGTTCATACACTTCTTTCACGATGAACCTGTTCAGATTGGGATCGGCAAGTGCACGATCCATTAGATATTCAATGAAGTAGCAACCCGGTTCGACGGTTACGTACATGCCCGCTTTCAAAGTGCGTGCGAAACGCAATTTACACAGCCATGGTTCAGCTGGGCGTTCTGGGTGCCCTGTTAGGTAGCCACCAACATCGTGCACATCCAAACCGAGTAAATGACCCAGACCGTGTGGTTGGAAAATGCCCGCCAAACCAGCGTCAAGCATATCCTCTACTTCACCTTTAAGCATGCCACCTTCTTTCAACTTTCTTAGCATAACACGACACGCCAACTTGTGCATATCCACCCAAGAGACGCCTTCGCGTGCTTCCGTCAGCACAGCGTTTCGCCCAGCCAAGACGGcattatatataaacttttgaTCTTCGGTGAATTTGCCATTTGCTGGGAAGCTGCAGGTTATATCAGCCGCATAACCGCAATAATTTGCGCCCATGTCGAATAGGCACATGTCACCATCACGTACTGGCCCGTCATTTGGTGCACCCGCGTGACCGTAGTGCAGCACCGCTGAATTCACACCACTACCACAAATGCAAGTGTACGAGGCGTGCCGACAGCCACCAACAGCGTAGGCGTGATGCAAAAATACAGCCTCACCTTCATACTCTGAACGTCCTGGACGCATAAATTGCATGACACGTATGTGCGCATCGGAAGACACTTTTGCGACATAACGCAAAACCTCAATCTCCTCGGCTGACTTGATGACGCGACATTCAGCTATCACTGGATGCAATATTTCACAATCGACAATATACTTTTCGATCCCTTCAAAACGTGCTGGTTTGGATACTATGCCACTGTCCGTGTTGAGCCCACTCAATGTCAGTATGACGGAAGGTTGTGCGCTCGCGAAGAATGAATTTAATTCGTCCACATAACGCACCTCATCTACCTCATACATTCGTTTGAATTCCTCACATGTATACAATTTTCCCATCCAAGTGGCATACTCTTCTGGTAAACGCGGCACAAATAAATTGGATATGCCAGTATGAATATTCAGTACACCATAGCAACCAGGCTCCTTGACGCCAAATAAATACTGGAAATAGGACTCCTGACGGAAAGGATAACTCACATCCGTATCGTTGAAGCTAACATCGTCGCCGCCAGCCAGTAAAACATGAGCTTTTGGTTTAATAGAACTATGTTGCTTCAGTGCAGCGCACAATTTCTCTCGGTTTTTGCGGAATAGTGACATTGGCACAGAGTGCGTCAGTGGACCCAAACGAAAGGAGGCCATTTTGTTGTGACTTTGCTTTGTTTAgtactgtaaaaaaaaactagcCGTAAATTATAGtgctattatttatatgtaagttTTTCTGCTATCACTTACGTCTGCGTAGTTAGAACTTCAAACCGCAACTGGATTTTATTCCCGTATAACTTTTATCTTCTTTTCTGTGGTTGTACACTTAATATTCCAATGGTTTTATTGCACTTCAGCTAATCAGTAAACTGGATGGAATACACAAGTTGTAATCGACAACGGAGAAACTTTGTCTgtttaatac
The DNA window shown above is from Bactrocera tryoni isolate S06 chromosome 4, CSIRO_BtryS06_freeze2, whole genome shotgun sequence and carries:
- the LOC120775162 gene encoding xaa-Pro dipeptidase; this translates as MASFRLGPLTHSVPMSLFRKNREKLCAALKQHSSIKPKAHVLLAGGDDVSFNDTDVSYPFRQESYFQYLFGVKEPGCYGVLNIHTGISNLFVPRLPEEYATWMGKLYTCEEFKRMYEVDEVRYVDELNSFFASAQPSVILTLSGLNTDSGIVSKPARFEGIEKYIVDCEILHPVIAECRVIKSAEEIEVLRYVAKVSSDAHIRVMQFMRPGRSEYEGEAVFLHHAYAVGGCRHASYTCICGSGVNSAVLHYGHAGAPNDGPVRDGDMCLFDMGANYCGYAADITCSFPANGKFTEDQKFIYNAVLAGRNAVLTEAREGVSWVDMHKLACRVMLRKLKEGGMLKGEVEDMLDAGLAGIFQPHGLGHLLGLDVHDVGGYLTGHPERPAEPWLCKLRFARTLKAGMYVTVEPGCYFIEYLMDRALADPNLNRFIVKEVYERFRKFGGVRIEDDVLIKDVGCENFAKVPRTVEEIEQTMANRKE
- the LOC120775912 gene encoding pre-mRNA-splicing factor ATP-dependent RNA helicase PRP16 isoform X2, which translates into the protein MDSTKFATFFGNVPNFTIPGRTFPVDVMFSKNTCEDYVESAVKQALQVHLTPNEGDMLLFMPGQEDIEVTCEVLAERLAEIDNAPELSILPIYSQLPSDLQAKIFQKSPEGLRKCVVATNIAETSLTVDGIIYVIDSGYCKLKVYNPRIGMDALQIYPISQANANQRSGRAGRTGPGQAFRLYTQRQYKEDLLPLTVPEIQRTNLANTVLLLKSLGVVDLLQFHFMDPPPQDNILNSLYQLWILGALDHTGALTPLGRQMAEFPLDPPQCQMLIVSCKMECSAEVLIIVSMLSVPSIFYRPKGREEEADGVREKFQVPESDHLTYLNVYLQWKQNNYNSSWCNEHFIHVKAMRKVREVRQQLKDIMIQQKLNVKSCGTDWDIVRKCICSAYFYQAARLKGIGEYVNLRTGMPCHLHPTSALYGLGTTPDYVVYHELVMTAKEYMQCATAVDGYWLAELGPMFFSVKETGRSGREKKKQAAEHLKEMETQMQLAQEQMEERKLQAAQREEQMTPKQEIITPGGATPRRTPARIGL